The sequence below is a genomic window from Setaria italica strain Yugu1 chromosome IV, Setaria_italica_v2.0, whole genome shotgun sequence.
CAACAAAATTTTGTAAATTACATGGAAATCTACTGTTCACAAGCTACATGAGCCCATTGAGTAATGAAGCAGACCCCGGTGGTCATTTTATCTGGCTTCGCCCCTGCTCCACATGGTATGCAAATATATAGAGTTTGAACACATACGCAACAAAAAAAACTGACACAAAATACTATCAAGAAGTAATTAGTAACTGGCAATCAGGGCTTGTTTGCTTCGGGCCTGGCTGGAGCTGCCTGGCTCAGGCAGCGCTCCCAGGCATCTGATTTTGGTCGCCTGGGGCTGAGATCGCTGCCTGGCCGGCAAGCTGCCTGCCAGGTCTccatccaaacaagccctcaATGCCTTCAGGTCTGGTTTGACCTTTTCATAACTATCATCCAATGCAAAATTTTCAGAAGTACCTGCTACATTTATAGAACATGACCAACCCAGCAGTTGCAAGAAAAACTCCTGACCATGCGAACATCCCAAATGGTGCTGTCATATTTGTGGCATATTGTACTGAAACATAGGCAATACCATATTACAGAAGATCAAGTGAGTGAAATCTGAAAAACAATAAGATACTACTTAATTTACCTGATATAACGGAGTGTATGTATGTAATAAGCATGCCAATAATGATGCACCAAAGAAGTGGAGCAAGTCCTAATTTTGATAATTTCCCAAATTTGGTATTCGCACCACACCCTCTGTCATATACCCTTCCAGCATTGTCCTGAAATAGAACAACAAAATCAAGTCATTTGCTTGTTCCAACACCATGAACACATAAAATTGCCAGCTATAATCTCCCTGCTGAAAATTTTGGCGATACAATACAAGTCATTTCAGCTCAAGGTCAATATAATCACTCTCATCCAGCTTAAGTGGTAAATAGAAGGTATCCATTTACAAGAGCAATCACTAAGGCACTAAGTGATCATttaaaagttttttttctcGATAAAGAGTGATCATTTAAAAGTTCATATGGAATCTACGTAACATGTCAGATATAGTATTTAAGCATTAGAAAGGTGCTAGGTCAAACTAAACCAAACCATCCAGTTGCTACTTCAAACTCAGAGGAAAATTTCCACTTACCAGATTTAGAAAGCATATGACTTTGTTCCTAATCAATTTATAATAATTGACAAGGCAGCAGGCATACAAAGCATACAATGATCCAAATAATTAATTCTACCAGTAACATGTCTGTATGTTAGTGATCCATGTGCCACGATCAAAACTTAAAAACCAAACATCCTTTACAACGGTCAGTAGCGCTAGTAGTCTAGTGTTATATACtaccattttattttattacttTCTTTCTCTTTCGATCCATTTGGCTCTTGTCAGGTTTCATCTAAAGCCCACCACAACTATCTTAAAACTAAAGTATTGTTGTGGTTATAACATGTCTGCATGTAAAACCATAGTGAGAAACTTGCTGCCATAATCCCTATCAGATAATACTGATAGGACACTGGGACTCTTAACTCTTAAGGTGCTGAACAAAAAGGACTTCATGTAGATTACGAAATAGAAATGTCATGGTTAATCTTACTCACAAGGAAAAATTTAACTTGCCGGTGATTCTTATCAGCAGCAAGCTGTGCTGGAGTTAAACCAGTTTTGTCTTTCACCATCAAGTCATCCTTTTTGCCAACCTGAACTAGCACAGTGCATGCCTCAAGATTCCCTCGAATAGCAGCCCAATGTAAAGGTGTACAACCTAAGGGTAGCATTTGCAGTTAAAAAGGAACAACAGCCGAAGTAAGATGAGGTAATTGCCAAAGGAAGGATTATAAATAATGTAACtataaaataaatttaaatttaCACATGCCTTCTTTGTCTTGCCGTCCCCTATAAGCatccaaaaacaaaagaagCCGTATGGAGTCTGCAAATCCCTTATAAGCAgccctagaaggaaataagcaGAAAAAAAGTTAAATTTCAGCTGGGCGGTATGTCTACAAAGTGCACCAGCAGAAATTACAAGTAGGCAAATGAGAAACATATATACAGGTACAAACCAATGTAAAGGGCTTCTTCCATCATTATCAGGGACATCTGGATCAGCATTCCATTTCGCAACGATGTGATAAATGAATGCAGTCTGACCATACTGTGCTGCAACATGTGTGGCCTGAACACAGAAGTATATTGACTTAAAGAGTGATGACAAATTCGCTACATACATCAACTTCATTGGATCTTTTTTTCCTAACGCAGAACAATCATATGACCAAATTATGTTTTTAGTCTACCGTTAACCTCTGAATTGGATGCAACTGATCAGATGGTAGATATACATCCAAAAATACATAGTTGGCTACCGGTTGTGAACTAACGACAAGCAGCTAAAAGTGAACACAGGCACAAAAGGACCAAAGACACAGCAGGTAACATAATACAGACCTGATACCCATATAAATCAGCAGCATCCACCTTAGCTCCTTCTTTCAAAAGTAATTCAGCAACTTGAATATGACCACGTACAGCACTCCAGTGAAGTGCTGTTTGTCCAGTGTGATCCACAGCATTTATGTCTGCGCCATGCTGTCCAATATAAGCAcaaaatcatcaccaaagggaACCAAGGAATTTCACAGAGGATGGTCAACAAGAACAGAGTCatcaacagctacaaccacCTGATCAGAATAACAAACTGATATCTACTATTGCATCAAGATACAAATTTTCCGTATCAGCACAATGTGGGAGTTGTGTGAGATCATTCATTTATATACACATAAAAGGCATAGCATTAGTAGTATTCATCTTGGTCCAGACTCTATCCTAAGCATACCATATATGCGTATTCGTTAATTGAAAAGGTTGAAGGCATAAATAGACATAGCTAGTTGAAACCACAAAAGCCATCTACATTCTTCCTGAACCGCCTTGTTGCAACCCTCAGCAAGTATATTGTTCCACAAGCAATAAGTGGATGCAGCTAGCTAACCCAGATATACATCAATGAGACAATTCAGGCAGGAATCATGCATTGGGAGGTCTTGCTGATACCATTTTACCATCCAAACCTGCCAGTTACCAATGACATTCACCTCAATCCTGCCTAACATCAAATGACAAACTGGAAAATCTTCACCCACAACATCTCAGATTAACACAAACCTCAAAAGCAGCACATGAGGAGTACATTGATTTCCAGCTGTACTGACAACCTACACCAATCCAAACCCCTCCACACAAACCAGCACCAAAATTCCAAACCCACCACAGCAACAAAATCAGCTCAAAGCCGTGCACTTGTTCACAAAGAAGGGGACCTTGGCCATAGGAACTGACCGGAATGGTGACCACCCGAAGGAGAATATCTCCTTAACACAATCACACAAGCAGCCCACGTTTACGATACACAAAATTCCAGCTCAGGAAGCGCATTGCATAACGGCATAGCGACGCAGCCTGCCGAAATTCCCCAATAGCACACAGAACAAACGACTATAAAGCCCAATTACGAGgcgtttggggggggggggggggggcgtgaGGGGGGGCAAAGCAACCTCGAGGATGTactgcgcggcggcgacgcggttGTTGAGCGCGGCCCACTGGAGCGCGTGGTACCCCCCGCCGTCGGGCTCGCCGACGGGCCGGCCCTCCCCCTCCACCAGCCGCTGCAGCTTCTCCAGATCGCCGTACGCCGCCGCGGTGTACACGTCGTTCTTCAGCGACTCgtcctccgcggccgcggcccccgcccccgcctccgcccccgcgccATCCGCGGCGGAAGGTGCCGTGGACGCCGCCGCGACGAGggaggtcgaggaggaggaggtggtggtgtccTCGAGCACCTCGATCTCCGACGCCATGGGCCGGGTGGGATCGGGGGCGGGGACGGGTCAGGGAAGGCGGCGAGGGGGtacgggggagggaggaggggaggagtgTTTGACCGGGCGTTGGTTGATTGCGTTTGTCCCAGCCCAGGCGACTCGTGAGGAGCGTGGCCGGAGGCGGAGAACGAGAGGGAAGGTCGGGTTGAGGCCTGGCCAATGGGGATGTCGGGTTTTGCGTGTCAGGACCTCGGTTCTTCTCGTTTCAAAGTTTGGGCCTGTCAGACTGGAGGATCTGGATGTGGACCCTTGAAATCTCAAAGCTTCCCGAACTGATCCTTCCAGTCCGAAGCTAGATTCAAAGTGTCAAACCACTAATCATCAACTATATAAGATATTTAAAGACAATATGCAAGAAACTAAGGTAATCCTGCAACTCTCGTAACTCCATCCAGACCAGTTGGTGGATAAGATACTCTTCACTTTTATTTGGGATAAGTGCTACCTAAGTTGTTTTCCCTTTGTTTTGTGCATGCTGCAAATAAAAAGCATTGCAATTGAAGAACAATGGCTCAGTATGTCCTCTATTTAACATAGCATGCACTTTGAAGCATACAACACAAGGTTTACAAATATTCGTCAGGCCCAAGCAAACGGCATTCTGGATAGTGTTTGCACATGCACTTTGCTTCTTTAACTTTCTATGTCAGAGATTTAATTTGTTGATCTCATCGATTTGTAGCATGCCCTCCTTAAATTCTTTGCAAATTCAAATGTACTTTGCTTCTCTAATTAGGTTTGGGTGTGTTGCCAAACTATTCAAGTTTTGGTCCAATGGAAGGTTAAGTCTCCAGTTCTGTACCATGCAAGGGTAGTGTACATTAGGCACTGTACATTGATGTTTAACCACGTTAGATGGACCCCCTAAATCTGTGGTCAAGCTCCACCTCTAGTACCATGGATGTTTTTAGATTTTGCTCCAATTTATCTCTAAATTGAACTTCTACGTAGAAATGGACATTTGGCAGTTCCTTTTGATCATAGCTTCAGTTAGTCAATACCTGTCTGGTGTGCTGCTCGTTGTGCTCCATGATCATACACAGGCATATagcaatgcgcagaaaaatgaACAATATTGTATTGTACCAGAATTTTCTCCGTATGTTTTATCCTTGCGAGTATCTCTAAAAGATTAGCAAAAATAGCACATACATTCTGTCGGACAGATGTTTCTGGATACTCTTAATCGCAATAACCATTATTAAATTAGAGATGTCACCAGAGAAAATAGGCACACCCAACTTTTTTTGCTTGCATGACCAAGTATCCTTCTAGATTGAGACAAGAGGTGACTTCGATGGAAAAAGAACTTTACCATTCTTCTCTCTTCAGGTGTGTGTGTCTTCTCAAAAGCAAACTCAGAGTTGTGCAAGAAACATGCTATCATTTCTATTTCTTGCCACTTGTTAATCTTTGACAAGAATATACAACACCTGCTGAATAATGCACGGGTTGGTATGTTGGCGAACAGCTTGAAAATGTAGGTGTGAGAAAAACAATGCGATGTAAAAGCATTGCTTATAACCAAACCCCATGTAATTACATTACATACAATTGATTCATGTGCTATTTCATTCAGCTGCTGCAGACACATCTGTGGCGATGAGAGCACATCAGCACAGTGAATCTCACTTGTTGGCGAATAGTCAGCTAAACCCAAGTTACATTTCTGTTGAAGCAAGTTACCCTCAAGTCCTCATTCCTCAACAGGCGACACCAGTAGCTGGTCCTTGTGAAGGCGATAAGAGCACAGCGCAAGGTGAAGAGCTGATCAACTGAAGATGATGGTCCCTGCAGCGAAGTAGTTCTGCGAAAGCAAGGAGATCCCTCTGCCAGAATCCCTGCTCCCCTTGGTCCGAAAACGGCATCAGCTTCCGTGTCGGTCGTATTCGCCGACTCACATGCTGCCTCAAGAGAAAACGAATTCGGAGTCCGTCGGCGTTTCCATATATTCAGCTGCCTCAAGAGAAAGACTCGGAATCCGCTCACATGCTGGGTTGTGAAGCCGACTCGGACTGCGCACCTGAAGAAGCCCCCAATAAAAACAGGAGGCAGGGGAGGCCGTTCTCCAACAAATCAACCCAAAAGCAtagcagggggggggggggggggggggggggaaaaaatAGCAAGAACCAAGAGAGAATCACCGGCCGGAGTAGCAACCATGAAGCGGATCACGTCGAAGCTGCACTTTCTCGCGGTCTTGCTCGTCATCTTGCTGCTCCTGCCCTCGGCTGCCATGGCCGCCGTAGCCAAGGCCATCGACGGAAGCAAGACCCAGCGACTGCAGCTGCCCGACGATCTGGTCGGCCCTGAGAGCGTCGCGTTCGACGCGCACGGTGCCGGGCCCTATGTCAGCATCTCGGACGGCCGCGTCCTCAAGTATGGCGGCGAAGGTGTCGGGTGGAAGACGTTCGCGTACAGCCCCAGCTACACCAAGAACAAGTGCGACGAGTTCTCTGAGCTTCCGGCAGTCGCCACGGAGAGCTCATGCGGCCGACCGCTTGGGCTGCGGTTCCACAACAACTCCGGGAACCTCTACATAGCCGATGCGTACATGGGGCTGATGCGCGTCGGGCCAAATGGCGGGGAGGCGACGGTGCTGGCGACGGAGGCGGGTGGTGCGCCACTGCGCTTCACGAACGGCGTGGATATCGACCAGGTTACGGGTGACGTCTACTTTACCGACAGCAGCAAGACGTACACACGGGCGCAACATCAGATGGTCACCACATCTGGAGACTCGACGGGGCGTATCATGAAATATGACCCACGGACTAACAAGGTCACCGTGCTTCAGTCCGGAGTGACGTACCCCAACGGCATTGCCATCAGCGCCGATAGGACCCACCTTGTGGTCGCGCTTACGGGACCATGCAAGCTAATGAAGTATTGGATCCGAGGGTCTAAGGCCAACACATCTGAGCCGTTTGCTGACCTCCCAGGATACCCGGACAATGTGAGGCCCGATGGGAAGGGAGGATACTGGGTAGCATTGCATCGCGAGAAGTACGAACTTCCATTTGGTTTGGACAAACATTTACTCGCTATTAGGATCGGCGCTGACGGTGAAAAGCTGCAAGAGATGAAGGGACCCAAGAACGTGAGACCGACCGAGGTGGTGGAAAGACAGGACGGCAAAATATATCTTGGATCGGTAGAGTTGTCATACGTCGGCATCGTTGGCACGTAGAAGTATGTAGCTAGGTTTAGGACTTTATAAGATATAGTATTTGATCTTTTTAGGATGTTGCAGTAGCGTTCATGTACGTTCTTTCTTTGTGTGGGTCTTTAATCAATAAAATGTTTTAGTTCTATGAATTATGAATTATGATATTTACACATGCATGGTGTCTGAATTGAAGTGTTTGACACGTTGACGGGATGACGAGAGAAGCCTGCCAATTAGCCGACTTCCTCACTGGCTCACTGCACGGCCTCTCTGCTGACCGACGACGACACTTGATCGGCCTGGACCTGGACACGGCCTAGCGCAGATCGCCACGCCCCAGGCAGCTGCCAAAGCCACCACCAAACCCGCGCACCAGTCTCGCTGAACCCAAGCCGTCAACTACGATCCCTGATCGGCTGATCGCCTGAGCGCGAGGCATGGTTATTGGATTATAATGCAGAAACATGTAGAAACTGCGGAACGAAGAAGTTTGTTAACAAAATTACTTCTGTCCAACTACCACACTAGACAGTACATACAAGAACATACGTACATTCCTAAGAACTCAATAAGAAGCCTGATCAAGATACGGTGGTGTTGGACACTTGACCACGCCTACTATATGTCAGCGAGATCAGGTGATCCCACGTACCACTAAAAATCAAAGCACCAAGCAAGAGCTATTTTACGGTATGACACTAATGTTCGAAAAGGACTTAGTGTACGGTCAAAATTAATTGTTTGGTATGGGTAGTGGCGAATGCTATATATCGCATATGCTGCAATTTCACCACTTGTCGTCTTCTACGCCTCCGTGTAGGAAGAACTGGTGCGTGCATGCAAGAGAAACAAAACTGATGATGTCTTCCTACATGCAAAAATGTTTGAAACttaaaaaaactataaatcttaCACTgagcatcaaaattaaattttgattgcACCATTGGATTTCTGACAATAAAAGCTTCACAACAAGACcccacttgactatatttggacgtatttttttattcatattttttaatcAAGGTTGCATATTTTCTCTGAGACATGTATACGTGGAACAAATTACATAATAAAAACGTATACCCTTAAAACTATGGTGAatactatttattttctttattttctccttTTACTTATCCCGTCTCTAATAtatttgttcttgttcttgttagTTTGTATAATTTAGTTTGCGTGTATAAATATTTGTTCTATAAGATTGTCCAATTAGTTCCCAGTATATAAAATTTTGTTCCTTGAATTTGATGATTGGTTTCGGActgagttcatataatttgttccagACGTACAATTTTTTATTCCATAAATTTGTACAAATTGTTGGAGATCTATACATTTTTTTCGTTCTATgtattcatataatttgttcaatcTGTAACTTCTATAACTTGTTCTAGTTATACatatcataaaaatattttcacCTTCATAAAAATATCTATAAATAAATTTCATCCAAACATAGTTGAGTGTGATCTTATTTTGAAGATTTAAGATTAATGATGCAATCGGAATTTAATTTAGATGCTCGATTTATGGGTTATGACTTTTTTAAACTTCAAAACTGCATGCACGTGGATGATGTCATCAAACTTGTCCTCGCTTGCATTCATGCATACATGCAAGATTCTTTTTATTCTCTATAAAGATGGGCCTTATGGGCCAAATAAAAGTAGATAGGTCATAAGTGCATGTGCTGCTCCAATCTTAAGGTGACATGTGCCGAATTTGTGGCCTTCAGTGATAACTAGTCGCACCGATAGTTAGTATACATGACTAATATAGATAGTATTAGGGTATCATGGTAAATGAACACAAATGACAtaatataattttatttttgacactagcGTAAAGgtagcataaagtttaaaagaccATTCCATTTAAAGTATcactttttacaatgtaataattaGTAAATTAGAACGGTTAGATCTAACTAGCAATACTGCTTTTAGCATATCCACCTAGTCACGCGTCACGACCTGGCGAAATCTGACATGGAAACCGGTAACTAGTCTCACTCATCTCCATTTCTCCTCCTCCCAAATAAGGTAGTGTTGGATGCTTGGACTACACCTGTATAATAGCAGCAGGTGATCCCATTCTATCTCTTCGCTCAAGAAATCGAAACAAACGACGCTTTTAGCATGTATTTATCCACCTCGTCACGACCTAAGGGATTGTCAATGACATGGAAATCCCTTTTCTTGCAGCGTCTGAGAGAGCATCGTCGGAGGCGTATGAAACATGTAAACTCCCAAAACGGTAGCTCGTCTCACTCATTATCTCcagttctcctcctcctccccccaatCAGTTGCCGGCTTGAAGTGCAGTATCGCCTTTAATTTCCCCGTGTATTCAGGTAGCACTACAAATAGAGAGGATTCCCTGTCAGTCCATCGCAGAGGGAGACGTTCGCggaaaagagagaggaggagggagggagggagggttcCTCGTCGCCGATCGCAGCATCAGATTTCTCTTCGTTCCTCACCGGCCGAGAGGTATGAAGAAATTACGCGTTGCGCTCGTTGTCCACTGTCTTGGCCTGCTGCTACGTACTTGCAGCACATGCTCTTTCATAAACCTCGCTCCGCAGCGTCggctccttttcttttgcaccACGCTGGATCCCATCCTACCATCCGCAGTTCGGGATATGGCTTGGATTGGCACAACACTGCACACCGATCCGACGCTTGCCGGTCATCATCGATCGAGCTGTTGTTGTTCGTACGTCTCGCGCGCTTGCCGTCGATCGATCGGGTACATGCATGGCCATGTCGTCACGAACTTGCAACGAGTTCTAGTCCCCTCCTCTCGCCTACAGTAGTAGAGTCCATGTTCATGCCAATCCTTTGTAGTAAGATTAAGTTTCGCTATGATGATCTGGCGGAGGTGCCATGGCCGGCGTGCTCCTCTTCAGCCTGTGCCGCGCCGCGTTGCAATTTTGATGGCTGAATTTCCATGCATGATAGTATGATACCTAGCTCCTGAGCCATTAGAGTTCTCGTTCCGATGACCGGCAGCGGCGCCGCTCGCCTCAGCTCGCGCGCACATGCGGCAGCTCCGGCGGCTGCCCGGTCAGGCGCTCACCGGTGGCGCGGTGCCGGCATGCTCCTCCTGAGTCGTTCGGGTGTCCGCGCGGCGGTTCCTCGATCCATGCCCCCTTTGATCCCTTCGATGCTTCGTGTTACGATCCGATTGGAATGCAATGGGGATTCCCACTGAATCACTGACGTAGGATAGATTTTCTCCAACATGCTAAGCTTTCTTCCATGTTTTGACGTTAGGCTATCCTAGTATATATAGTTTTACCTCCATATGGCATATCCTAGCCAACGCCATTCAAATACACATAATTTTAGTTCGTTCAAACACGTATGTTCATCAAGCTTGCTCTATCTCGGTACCAAAATCagagggtgttaaaatttatgtcacattgaatattcggaggctaattaggaggactaaatatgagctaattataaaactaattacatagatggaggctaactcacaagacgaatctattaagtctaattaatccatcattagtacatgtttactatagcatcacattgtcaaatcataaactaattaggcttaatagattcgtctcgcaaattagtctccatctgtgctattggttttgtaattagtctatatttaatactcctaattagtatctaaacattcgatgtgaggAGGGACTAAAtaaacaaacaccccctcagtagTGCATTTCACTTTTGTTTTCTACCAAAATCAGTCTGGGAGTGTGGACTGCGGGCACTGGGCAGTGTCCCTGCTCTGCTCCCCTGCCTGCTCTGCTCCCCGGCGTCTCCCCTGCTTTTTGGATTGCAGGGAGCGAGAGCTGGAGGCAGAAGGCCACCGTCGCGCTGTACCGGAAGGCCACCAAGCAAGAAAACAGGCATCGCTTGCCAATTGCAAGATTTGTACAAACAATCTGTATTATGGATGATTCCCTATTTCCAAATTGCAAGATCTGTACAAACGATCCATtcggagggaagagagaggaaaagaagagaaaaaagaaaaacgcgTCACTGCAGGTTCCATATGTAAGGTGAAAAGGCTTTtacagtttcacagctgttTTCAACCAAACAGCTTTCAGCTTCCTCATAGCTGACAGTTCACAACAGCTTTTTCACCGCTCACAGTCCACATCAGCTTTTTCACAgctcacagcccaaccaaacacaccctaaagcCCCCGTTGGCCTCCTTACCGGGATATATAGCGAGTATTTGTGCTCTAAAACTTTAGTAGAATACATGGTTAAAGAAAATCATTTTGGTCTTCCAGTGCAAAGAAATTAATATTCTTGTAATTTTGAATATAATACATTATCATATATAGATATTGTTGTGCAATTTATGGAAATAAATTAGTAGTTATCtgatatatatatgtatatatggcTAAAGGAATGCATTCTGCTGAACCAATCATAGAAGTAATTTTCCTCTAGATTTGAATACAATACATTAATAATAGATATATGCTACTATGCTCAATACTAAAATTTATATAAGTTAGTACTCTGCCCGCCCAAAAAGAATGGTATTTTGGGATTTAAAATTTATCTAAAAAATGACATCCTAGGATTTAAATCTCGTTAAGATTCAATCGATGAACTATTGCCTGTTTCCAAGGCTTGACATTGATATGGTCATCCAGTCAAGTCTATATAGTTTAGATCCTAACAGTGTAAAGAACTTCACATAGTAATTAAGTAGAAAATCATGGTGTAATTTTGACTCTAAACTTTATTAGGTGAGGACGTAGATAATTGCTCATCTTTTTTCATGCTAATCCTGACCTAGTAAATAGCCTGGTCCACCTGGACATCCCAAACTCGACCTATGCCAGATATTGTCAAACATTCTTCGGAAGTGCTAGCGTCCGGACGTCCGATAATTTTGTTTTATCGGACGCTCCATCACAAtattgaaaaataactatcgaaacatcaaaagtcaacacttgcaacaccgAAGATTGCAAtacctttacgtgcatgaaacatcccgaattgtttcgtgcaacattcaaaacagacacattgcaataaaaaaaacatctcttacaatattgcaacaacgaaagaagaagagacgaaacaaagaaaataactaTATGCAAtatcatgaacaagttggtgctgtcggggatacatccccagtacctgcaaggaaggaagaagtcggactcctactaggattcccctgtaatccgactaggactagtcccgtgtactcctactaggactcctccttgtaatccgactagtactctgccccctggagtatataaaggaggccaggggtacctagctcggcaggtcatacctcaacacccaagcccagaacacacgaggacaactccaattcatcaaatacaaaccaacacacaggacgtagggtattaggcgatctagcggtccgaacctgtctaaatcgtgttccttgcgtcaccattggttccttgattctcgatgacccttaccgcataaaagaccacctagggtaccccctaggcgggttgccggtctaaaacaccgacagctggcgcgccaggtaggaggactcatcgagtttctcagcgcgaactcaatggcacggtcgtcatcaagcccatcttcgctatcgaagcgggcgcaaccttcgtttttggatcctggctctgcatcgccgacggcgctgGATCGTTCCGGCACGAGATCGTCAACTCCGACGGTGACCTCGGGTTCCATcgcgattcgaactcgaactccgacggtgactccgggtccgactacaacttggagtccgacggcgactccgagTCCGACTACGACTCGAAGTCCgacagcgactctgagtttgactacaactcgaaagtcgaactacatcgcaagctcgccgacaactacgggcggctcgccgatgatTTCATCGACTACGTCGTAGGCACGCCGACTACTTCAGCCAAGCATGGTCTACGCTCAAAACGCACCCTTGTCTCGGGGTCTTGGATAAGTCCGACCCTCTAAGCCGGGGATCGGGCGATTCGAagccttgcggcaaggggttgggcgcatccgaccctgggacaaagggtcgggcgaggcggagttccatcctcaaagggtcgggcatgtccgaccccgggaccttgggtcgggcgagacagaatgaactactcctcgcccgcgtcaagacaaccacgatcAGCTTGGCGACCACTCCGTCAactacgggcagctcgtcgacaacttcaactacgttgcgagctcgccggcgactacgggcggctcagCAACAACTTCGACTACTCCCCTCGACTACTTCGCTCGGCAACACGCTGATGACTACGTCATAACGCTCGCCGACGATTTCTCCTAGTAcgtcgcggcgctcgccgactactacgggcggctcgccgatgactactccgaCCACATCGCGACGCCCAC
It includes:
- the LOC101757294 gene encoding protein S-acyltransferase 24, yielding MASEIEVLEDTTTSSSSTSLVAAASTAPSAADGAGAEAGAGAAAAEDESLKNDVYTAAAYGDLEKLQRLVEGEGRPVGEPDGGGYHALQWAALNNRVAAAQYILEHGADINAVDHTGQTALHWSAVRGHIQVAELLLKEGAKVDAADLYGYQATHVAAQYGQTAFIYHIVAKWNADPDVPDNDGRSPLHWAAYKGFADSIRLLLFLDAYRGRQDKEGCTPLHWAAIRGNLEACTVLVQVGKKDDLMVKDKTGLTPAQLAADKNHRQVKFFLDNAGRVYDRGCGANTKFGKLSKLGLAPLLWCIIIGMLITYIHSVISVQYATNMTAPFGMFAWSGVFLATAGLVMFYKCSRKDPGFININTRGSQNQRDDEPLLKMELENPALLSGNWSQLCITCKIVRPVRSKHCSTCDRCVEQFDHHCPWVSNCIGKKNKWEFFMFLTLEVLAMIITGSAAIMRIVRDPDSPSSFGAWIHYSAFQHPGVVSFLAMDFFLFFGVAVLTVVQASQIARNITTNEMANSMRYAYLRGPGGRFRNPYDHGIRKNCSDFLLNGYNEDIERLEQTSRTDEEMGMIQMTGAVSQNGDHGNGTDHSCTDSQTNSKSHSKAGSSQCCDHSKRTDRAPLGLGLGLGRNSASRQYVRSLIPL
- the LOC101765152 gene encoding protein STRICTOSIDINE SYNTHASE-LIKE 10 — its product is MKRITSKLHFLAVLLVILLLLPSAAMAAVAKAIDGSKTQRLQLPDDLVGPESVAFDAHGAGPYVSISDGRVLKYGGEGVGWKTFAYSPSYTKNKCDEFSELPAVATESSCGRPLGLRFHNNSGNLYIADAYMGLMRVGPNGGEATVLATEAGGAPLRFTNGVDIDQVTGDVYFTDSSKTYTRAQHQMVTTSGDSTGRIMKYDPRTNKVTVLQSGVTYPNGIAISADRTHLVVALTGPCKLMKYWIRGSKANTSEPFADLPGYPDNVRPDGKGGYWVALHREKYELPFGLDKHLLAIRIGADGEKLQEMKGPKNVRPTEVVERQDGKIYLGSVELSYVGIVGT